In the genome of Fibrobacterota bacterium, one region contains:
- a CDS encoding sigma-70 family RNA polymerase sigma factor, with protein MADPRRIPRLADDHTVLPTQSALALELLTPMDLLRLKAIARLHARGLPADVTWDDLLQEAITRLLTGKRVRPPDVPVVPFLAGIMRSLRTDHLRRGRRQRSGDDEGSRVEIKDPSVDLERSLIAAEELDNLRALFAADAVALSIIGAIAEGLEPEQIRARLAISRTGYDSARKRIRRCLLREGLTCGKN; from the coding sequence GTGGCAGACCCCAGGCGCATTCCGCGACTCGCCGATGACCACACGGTCCTGCCGACGCAATCGGCGCTCGCGCTCGAGCTCCTCACGCCGATGGACCTCTTGCGGCTGAAGGCCATCGCGCGACTCCACGCGCGCGGGCTGCCGGCAGACGTGACCTGGGACGACCTGCTGCAGGAGGCGATCACGCGCCTGCTGACCGGCAAGCGCGTCAGGCCGCCCGATGTTCCAGTGGTCCCGTTCCTCGCCGGCATCATGCGTAGTCTGCGCACCGACCATCTGCGTCGGGGCCGTCGTCAGCGCAGCGGCGATGACGAAGGGTCGCGCGTCGAGATCAAGGATCCGTCGGTGGACCTCGAGCGCTCGCTCATCGCGGCCGAGGAACTGGATAACCTGCGCGCGCTGTTCGCGGCGGATGCAGTCGCGCTGTCGATCATCGGTGCGATCGCGGAAGGGCTCGAGCCCGAACAGATCCGCGCAAGACTCGCGATCAGCCGGACTGGCTACGACTCGGCACGCAAACGGATTCGCCGCTGCTTGCTGCGCGAAGGACTCACATGCGGAAAGAACTGA